A DNA window from Procambarus clarkii isolate CNS0578487 chromosome 75, FALCON_Pclarkii_2.0, whole genome shotgun sequence contains the following coding sequences:
- the LOC138356933 gene encoding uncharacterized protein translates to MVTLVGHGDAGGVMVTLPGHHARSEANETFTSEPLIINTITETITNITITEDLTNNTTSDPLIINTITETLTNITITEDLTNNTTSEPLNNNRSQSLSNNTTKEIVTNNTINEPLTINTISDPRTNINITDPRTNINITDPRTTINITDPRTNINITDPRTNINITDPRTNINITDPRTNINITDPRTNINITDPRTNINITDPRTTINITDPRTNINITDPRTKVYMEADQNYILPFTSEPLIINTITETITNITITEDLTNNTTSDPLIINTITETLTNITITEDLTNNTTSEPLNNNRSQSLSNNTTKEIVTNNTINEPLTINTISDPRTNINITDPRTNINITDPRTTINITDPRTNINITDPRTNINITDPRTNINITDPRTNINITDPRTNINITDPRTNINITDPRTTINITDPRTNINITDPRTKVYMEADQNYILPFTSEPLIINTITETITNITITEDLTNNTTSDPLIINTITETLTNITITEDLTNNTTSEPLNNNRSQSLSNNTTKEIVTNNTINEPLTINTISDPRTNINITDPRTNINITDPRTTINITDPRTNINITDPRTNINITDPRTNINITDPRTNINITDPRTNINITDPRTNINITDPRTTINITDPRTNINITDPRTKVYMEADQNYILPFTSEPLIINTITETITNITITEDLTNNTTSDPLIINTISETLTNITITEDLTNNTTSEPLNNNRSQSLSNNTTKEIVTNNTINEPLTINTISDPRTNINITDPRTNINITDPRTTINITDPRTYINITDPRTNINITDPRTNINITDPRTNINITDPRTNINITDPRTNINITDPRTTINITDPRTNINITDPRTNINITDPRTNINITDPRTNINITDPRTNINITDPRTNINITDLRTNINITDPRTTITITEPLTNNLSPLAKLTSGQAHEANLWPSSRSSPLAKLTSGQTLLWPSSPLAKLSSGQALLWPSSPQAKLIKLSSGQAHLWRSSPSLPLAKHSSGQAHLWPSSPQAKLSSGQAHLWPSTFLAKLISGQAHQAHLWPSTPLDKFTSGLALLRSSSPSSPLAKLSSGQAHFWPSSPQAKLTKLTSGQALLRPSSLLAKLSSGQAHQAHFWPSSPQAKLTKLTSGQPNLWSVVVFRDSEAAQSLIVRDSLPEGVRVDGRQKVVLVGFPMTQYVAPLVPVHLDSPNFSGICALVVVDTLPIAGIDVILANDLVTDWSNNHPKIVDESAGTARSEVTAGNGNIQIDSILIGSPESSPDKKHEVLVTRATEQEERSRVQAPTDTQESGVKAHQYLQYGKVPVSLKDYRTGTRNAVCDQPSTVPRQREVSIHPGSRLCQSLLEKREIIKPPINISGDNTEGDNTEGDNTEGDNTGGDNTEGDNSEGDNTEGDNTGGDNTEGDNSEGDNTEGDNTEGDNSEGDNSEGDNTEGDNTDGDNTGGDNTEGDNSEGDNTGGDNTEGDNTEGDNTEGDNSEGDNSGGDNSEGDNTEGDNTDGDNTGGDNTEGDNSEGDNTGGDNTEGDNTEGDNTGGYNTEGDNSEGDNSGGDNSEGDNTEGDNTEEGDNTEGDNTEGDTTEGDTTEGDNTEGANIEGDNNTGDNTEGDTLQGGCYQHKLRDNLSQPIL, encoded by the exons atggtgacgctggtgggccatggtgacgctggtggggtcatggtgacgctgccGGGTCACCATGCACGTTCGGaggcgaatgaaacgtt tacCTCCGAGCCACTCATTATCAACACTATCACCGAGACAATCACTAACATCACTATCACAGAGGatctcactaacaacactacctcCGACCCACTCATTATCAACACTATCACAGAGACACTCACTAACATCACCATCACAGAGGatctcactaacaacactacctcaGAGCCTCTCAATAACAACCGGTCTCAGAGCCTCTCTAACAATACTACCAAAGAGATCGTCACTAACAACACTATCAACGAGCCTCTCACTATCAACACTATCTCAGATCCTCGCACTAACATCAACATTACTGATCCTCGCACTAACATCAACATTACTGATCCTCGCACTACCATCAACATTACTGATCCTCGCACTAACATCAACATTACAGATCCTCGCACTAACATCAACATTACTGATCCTCGCACTAACATCAACATTACAGATCCTCGCACTAACATCAACATTACAGATCCTCGCACTAACATCAACATTACTGATCCTCGCACTAACATCAACATTACTGATCCTCGCACTACCATCAACATTACTGATCCTCGCACTAACATCAACATTACTGATCCTCGcactaaagtatatatggaagctgatcagaattacattttaccttt tacCTCCGAGCCACTCATTATCAACACTATCACCGAGACAATCACTAACATCACTATCACAGAGGatctcactaacaacactacctcCGACCCACTCATTATCAACACTATCACAGAGACACTCACTAACATCACCATCACAGAGGatctcactaacaacactacctcaGAGCCTCTCAATAACAACCGGTCTCAGAGCCTCTCTAACAATACTACCAAAGAGATCGTCACTAACAACACTATCAACGAGCCTCTCACTATCAACACTATCTCAGATCCTCGCACTAACATCAACATTACTGATCCTCGCACTAACATCAACATTACTGATCCTCGCACTACCATCAACATTACTGATCCTCGCACTAACATCAACATTACAGATCCTCGCACTAACATCAACATTACTGATCCTCGCACTAACATCAACATTACAGATCCTCGCACTAACATCAACATTACAGATCCTCGCACTAACATCAACATTACTGATCCTCGCACTAACATCAACATTACTGATCCTCGCACTACCATCAACATTACTGATCCTCGCACTAACATCAACATTACTGATCCTCGcactaaagtatatatggaagctgatcagaattacattttaccttt tacCTCCGAGCCACTCATTATCAACACTATCACCGAGACAATCACTAACATCACTATCACAGAGGatctcactaacaacactacctcCGACCCACTCATTATCAACACTATCACAGAGACACTCACTAACATCACCATCACAGAGGatctcactaacaacactacctcaGAGCCTCTCAATAACAACCGGTCTCAGAGCCTCTCTAACAATACTACCAAAGAGATCGTCACTAACAACACTATCAACGAGCCTCTCACTATCAACACTATCTCAGATCCTCGCACTAACATCAACATTACTGATCCTCGCACTAACATCAACATTACTGATCCTCGCACTACCATCAACATTACTGATCCTCGCACTAACATCAACATTACAGATCCTCGCACTAACATCAACATTACTGATCCTCGCACTAACATCAACATTACAGATCCTCGCACTAACATCAACATTACAGATCCTCGCACTAACATCAACATTACTGATCCTCGCACTAACATCAACATTACTGATCCTCGCACTACCATCAACATTACTGATCCTCGCACTAACATCAACATTACTGATCCTCGcactaaagtatatatggaagctgatcagaattacattttaccttt tacCTCCGAGCCACTCATTATCAACACTATCACCGAGACAATCACTAACATCACTATCACAGAGGatctcactaacaacactacctcCGACCCACTCATTATCAACACTATCTCAGAGACACTCACTAACATCACCATCACAGAGGatctcactaacaacactacctcaGAGCCTCTCAATAACAACCGGTCTCAGAGCCTCTCTAACAATACTACCAAAGAGATCGTCACTAACAACACTATCAACGAGCCTCTCACTATCAACACTATCTCAGATCCTCGCACTAACATCAACATTACTGATCCTCGCACTAACATCAACATTACTGATCCTCGCACTACCATCAACATTACTGATCCTCGCACTTACATCAACATTACAGATCCTCGCACTAACATCAACATTACTGATCCTCGCACTAACATCAACATTACAGATCCTCGCACTAACATCAACATTACAGATCCTCGCACTAACATCAACATTACTGATCCTCGCACTAACATCAACATTACTGATCCTCGCACTACCATCAACATTACTGATCCTCGCACTAACATCAACATTACTGATCCTCGCACTAACATCAACATTACAGATCCTCGCACTAACATCAACATTACTGATCCTCGCACTAACATCAACATTACAGATCCTCGCACTAACATCAACATTACAGATCCTCGCACTAACATCAACATTACAGATCTTCGCACTAACATCAACATTACAGATCCTCGCACTACCATCACAATCACAgagcctctcactaacaacct ctctcctctggccaagctcacctctggccaagctcacGAAGCTAACCTCTGGCCAAGCTCACGaagctcacctctggccaagctcacctctggccaaacactcctctggccaagctcacctctggccaagctctcctcaggccaagctctcctctggccaagctctcctcaggCCAAGCTCATCAAGCTCTCCTCTGGTCAAGCTCATCTCTGGCGAAGCTCACCAAGCTTACCTCTGGCCAAGCACtcctctggccaagctcacctctggccaagctctcctcaggccaagctctcctctggccaagctcacctctggccaagcACTTTTCTGGCCAAGCTCATCTCTGGCCAAGCTCAccaagctcacctctggccaagcACTCCTCTGGACAAGTTCACCTCTGGCCTAGCTCTCCTCAGGTCAAGCTCAccaagctcacctctggccaagctctcctcaggCCAAGCTCACttctggccaagctctcctcaggCCAAGCTCAccaagctcacctctggccaagctctcctcaggCCAAGCTCACttctggccaagctctcctcaggCCAAGCTCATCAAGCTCACttctggccaagctctcctcaggCCAAGCTCAccaagctcacctctggccaaCCTAACCTCTG gtcagttgtagtgttcagaGATAGtgaagcagcccagtccctgatcgtgagagactcgttacccgagggagtgagagtagacgggagacaaaaggttgtcctggttgggtttcctatgacGCAGTACGTGGCCcctttagtgccagtacatctagactcgccAAACTTCAGCGGCATATGTGCGTTGGTAGTAGTTGATaccttgcctatagctgggattgacgtaatactagccaacgacttggtgacagattggagcaacaatcatcccaagattgtggacgagtcagccggaacagcaaggtccgaggtaacagcaggaaatggtaatatccag atTGACAGCATTCTAATAGGTTCTCCTGAAtcttctcccgacaagaagcATGAGGTTTTGGTGACAAGAGCGACTGAGCAAGAGGAGAGgtctcgtgtacaagcacccacagatacccaagagtctggagtgaaggcacatcagtacttgcagtatggcaag gttcccgtctctctgaaggactaccggaccggtacaagaaatgccgtctgtgaccagccatcaacggtgccacgacaGAGGGAGGTGTCGATTCACCCCGGATCACGCCTGtgccaatccttactcgagaagCGTGAGATCATTAAGCCCCCGATTAACATCTCG ggtgacaacactgagggtgacaacactgagggtgacaacactgagggtgacaacactggggGTGACAACACCGAGGGTGACAACagtgagggtgacaacactgagggtgacaacactggggGTGACAACACCGAGGGTGACAACagtgagggtgacaacactgagggtgacaacactgagggtgacaacagTGAGGGTGACAACtctgagggtgacaacactgagggtgacaacactgatggTGACAACACTGGGGGTGACAACACCGAGGGTGACAACagtgagggtgacaacactgggggtgacaacactgagggtgacaacactgagggtgacaacactgagggtgacaacagTGAGGGTGACAACAGTGGGGGTGACAACtctgagggtgacaacactgagggtgacaacactgacggtGACAACACTGGGGGTGACAACACCGAGGGTGACAACagtgagggtgacaacactgggggtgacaacactgagggtgacaacactgagggtgacaacactgggggttacaacactgagggtgacaacagTGAGGGTGACAACAGTGGGGGTGACAACtctgagggtgacaacactgagggtgacaacactgagg AGGGTGACAACAccgagggtgacaacactgagggtgacaccactgagggtgacaccactgagggtgacaacactgagggtgccAACATTGAGGGTGACAACAAcacaggtgacaacactgagggtgacacccTACAGGGAGGATGTTACCAACACAAGCTCCGAGATAATCTCTCCCAACCTATTCTTTAA